From one Leifsonia soli genomic stretch:
- a CDS encoding isochorismatase family protein — MTDTVPSALLVIDLQKGVLPGCFDADGVLARVRQLVDRARAAGTPVVWVQHEEDGMEEGSEPWQLADGLVPSEGERRILKHYRDAFADTDLDEVLERLDVGRLVVTGAQSDYCVRTTAQSAAVRGYDVVLVSDAHTTTDTEWDGVEITGEQIVAHTNRYFDGLRYPGQLFGVAESASVPL, encoded by the coding sequence GTGACCGACACCGTGCCCTCCGCCCTGCTCGTCATCGACCTCCAGAAGGGCGTCCTGCCCGGGTGCTTCGACGCCGACGGCGTTCTCGCGCGCGTCCGGCAGCTCGTCGACCGCGCCCGCGCGGCGGGGACGCCGGTGGTGTGGGTGCAGCACGAGGAGGACGGGATGGAGGAGGGCTCAGAACCGTGGCAGCTCGCCGACGGACTCGTCCCATCCGAGGGCGAGCGGCGCATCCTGAAGCACTACCGCGACGCCTTCGCCGACACCGACCTGGACGAAGTGCTGGAGCGCCTCGACGTCGGCCGCCTGGTCGTCACGGGCGCGCAGAGCGACTACTGCGTGCGCACGACGGCGCAGAGCGCGGCCGTGCGCGGCTACGACGTCGTGCTGGTCTCCGACGCCCACACGACCACGGACACCGAGTGGGACGGCGTCGAGATCACCGGCGAGCAGATCGTCGCGCACACCAACCGGTACTTCGACGGGCTCCGCTACCCGGGCCAGCTGTTCGGCGTCGCCGAGTCCGCATCCGTCCCGCTCTGA
- a CDS encoding endonuclease/exonuclease/phosphatase family protein, whose protein sequence is MTLRIVSYNLRKHAASGELTGIAEAYDVDVLCLQECDSDALPERLHHLVLADTTRANRLGLAIYVRDDRYEILHSQVFAVQKSLHDRVLAPANERLLAVHLRDRDNGEEILVGSFHAAPLTALNSLRRKQIAAAHDGMRSLAPGTPAVMVGDFNYPWFIRGLERHLTTSGYTLKRTTQPTYLRYKFFSGYFDFVTSTGFEIERVDVLPAGASDHRPIRLDAELAA, encoded by the coding sequence ATGACCCTGAGGATCGTGAGCTACAACCTCCGCAAGCACGCCGCGAGCGGGGAGCTGACGGGCATCGCAGAGGCGTACGACGTCGACGTCCTGTGCCTGCAGGAATGCGACAGCGACGCCCTTCCCGAGCGCCTGCACCACCTGGTGCTCGCCGACACGACCAGGGCCAACCGCCTCGGACTCGCGATCTACGTGCGGGACGACCGCTACGAGATCCTGCACAGCCAGGTCTTCGCCGTGCAGAAGTCGCTGCACGACCGGGTGCTCGCTCCGGCGAACGAGCGGCTGCTCGCCGTGCACCTGCGCGACCGCGACAACGGCGAGGAGATCCTGGTCGGGTCGTTCCACGCCGCTCCGCTCACCGCCCTGAACTCGCTGCGGCGCAAGCAGATCGCGGCGGCCCATGACGGGATGCGCTCCCTCGCCCCCGGCACCCCGGCGGTGATGGTCGGCGACTTCAACTACCCGTGGTTCATCCGCGGCCTGGAGCGGCACCTCACGACCTCCGGGTACACGCTCAAGCGCACGACGCAGCCGACCTACCTGCGCTACAAGTTCTTCTCCGGCTACTTCGACTTCGTCACGTCGACCGGCTTCGAGATCGAGCGGGTGGATGTGCTGCCCGCCGGGGCGTCGGACCACCGGCCGATCCGGCTGGACGCCGAGCTCGCGGCCTGA
- the ligD gene encoding non-homologous end-joining DNA ligase, which produces MAGGAVVLTVPGPDGDREVRISSPERVIFPEAGITKLDLATYLVEVGEAFVRANGDRPVSLQRFPDGIDGEQFFSKNPPRGVPEYVRSVTVTYPSGRSHPQLVIDEPAAAVWAAQMNTVVFHPWPSRAEDSDNPDQLRIDLDPQPGTGFADAVPAAIELRDVLREAGLTAFIKTSGNRGLHVFAPIVAEREFLDVRHAVIAAARELERRMPDHVTTAWWKEERGERIFVDFNQANRDRTMAGAYSPRALPHASVSAPITWDELEHVDPRDFTVLTMPERLRTVGDPWEDFGADPGTIDVLLGWWERDLSDGLGELPFPPDYPKMPGEPPRVQPSRAKKA; this is translated from the coding sequence ATGGCAGGCGGCGCTGTAGTCCTCACGGTCCCCGGTCCCGATGGCGACCGAGAGGTGCGGATCTCGAGCCCCGAGCGGGTGATCTTCCCCGAGGCCGGCATCACGAAGCTCGATCTGGCCACCTACCTCGTGGAGGTCGGCGAGGCGTTCGTGCGCGCCAACGGCGACCGCCCGGTGTCGCTGCAGCGCTTCCCGGACGGGATCGACGGCGAGCAGTTCTTCTCCAAGAACCCGCCGCGCGGTGTGCCGGAGTACGTGCGCTCCGTCACCGTCACGTATCCGAGCGGACGCTCGCATCCCCAGCTCGTGATCGACGAGCCGGCGGCGGCCGTCTGGGCCGCGCAGATGAACACGGTGGTGTTCCACCCCTGGCCGTCGCGGGCGGAGGACTCCGACAACCCCGACCAGCTGCGCATCGACCTCGACCCGCAGCCGGGCACCGGGTTCGCCGACGCCGTCCCCGCCGCGATCGAGCTCAGGGACGTGCTCCGGGAGGCCGGGCTCACCGCGTTCATCAAGACCTCCGGCAACCGGGGGCTCCACGTCTTCGCGCCCATCGTCGCCGAGCGGGAGTTCCTCGACGTGCGGCACGCCGTGATCGCGGCGGCCCGCGAGCTCGAACGGCGGATGCCCGACCACGTCACCACGGCCTGGTGGAAGGAGGAGCGCGGGGAGCGGATCTTCGTCGACTTCAACCAGGCGAACCGCGACCGCACGATGGCGGGCGCGTACAGCCCGCGCGCGCTGCCGCACGCCTCCGTCTCCGCCCCGATCACCTGGGACGAGCTGGAGCATGTCGACCCGCGCGACTTCACCGTGCTGACCATGCCGGAGCGCCTGCGCACCGTCGGTGACCCGTGGGAGGACTTCGGCGCGGATCCCGGGACGATCGACGTGCTGCTCGGCTGGTGGGAGCGCGACCTGTCGGACGGCCTCGGGGAGCTGCCGTTCCCGCCCGACTACCCGAAGATGCCGGGGGAGCCGCCGCGCGTGCAGCCGAGCCGCGCGAAGAAGGCGTAG
- a CDS encoding ATP-dependent DNA ligase, which translates to MLPSASSPIAPMLAKAVPAVPEPDSVAGGLSYEPKWDGFRAIVYAEGDGAVESVEIGSRGSKMLTRYFPELVEAFRHLLPGPCVLDGEIVVPTGPAGAQRLDWEALSQRIHPAASRVTLLSEQTPATFVAFDLLAIGDESYVDRPFADRRAALEELAGDLPAPLQLTRTTTDVDLARRWLVEFEGAGLDGVVAKPLAGPYAPNKRTMLKIKHHRTADVVALGYRIHTSGRGVGSLLVGLYGDDGQLRNVGGVSAFTDAKRLSLIDELEPLVERDESGAAVTGETDRSRFSGSKDVSFVRLRPERVLEVRYDQMEGMRFRHTAQFERWRPDREARSCTFEQLDRPIAYDLGDVLT; encoded by the coding sequence ATGCTCCCCTCCGCCTCCTCCCCGATCGCCCCGATGCTCGCGAAGGCGGTTCCCGCCGTCCCCGAGCCCGACAGCGTGGCGGGCGGTCTCAGCTACGAGCCGAAGTGGGACGGCTTCCGGGCCATCGTCTACGCCGAGGGCGACGGCGCCGTGGAGTCGGTGGAGATCGGCAGCCGCGGCTCGAAGATGCTGACGCGCTACTTCCCCGAGCTCGTGGAGGCGTTCCGCCATCTCCTGCCGGGCCCGTGCGTGCTCGACGGCGAGATCGTGGTGCCCACCGGGCCGGCCGGGGCGCAGCGGCTGGACTGGGAGGCGCTGTCGCAGCGCATCCACCCGGCCGCGAGCCGCGTGACCCTGCTGTCGGAGCAGACACCGGCGACGTTCGTCGCGTTCGACCTGCTCGCGATCGGCGACGAGTCGTACGTCGACCGGCCGTTCGCCGACCGCCGCGCGGCGCTCGAGGAGTTAGCGGGCGACCTGCCCGCGCCGCTCCAGCTGACCCGCACCACGACGGACGTCGACCTCGCCCGCCGCTGGCTCGTCGAGTTCGAGGGCGCCGGGCTGGACGGGGTGGTGGCGAAGCCGCTCGCCGGTCCGTACGCGCCGAACAAGCGGACGATGCTCAAGATCAAGCACCACCGCACCGCCGACGTCGTCGCGCTCGGGTACCGCATCCACACCAGCGGGCGAGGCGTCGGCTCCCTGCTCGTCGGGCTCTACGGCGACGACGGCCAGCTGCGCAACGTGGGCGGCGTCTCGGCGTTCACGGACGCGAAGCGGCTCTCCCTCATCGACGAGCTGGAGCCGCTGGTGGAGCGCGACGAGAGCGGCGCCGCTGTCACCGGCGAGACCGACCGGAGCCGCTTCTCGGGAAGCAAGGACGTGTCGTTCGTCCGGCTGCGGCCCGAGCGCGTGCTCGAGGTGCGGTACGACCAGATGGAGGGGATGCGCTTCCGGCACACCGCGCAGTTCGAGCGCTGGCGTCCCGACCGCGAGGCGCGATCGTGCACCTTCGAGCAGCTCGACCGGCCGATCGCGTACGACCTGGGCGACGTCCTGACCTGA
- a CDS encoding SIP domain-containing protein: MYRPDHATHTATTAHHDDRVQFLVVGDESSLTELEAELALLPLCARGRVFVEVGDESQIAPLATPMRMTVTWLVRSRRSGRPGTGELCARGEAGARAVRAWCDEMLCDGPGETRAIVTGGFALATEVRDHLVHAVGMSADAVAAPSFR, translated from the coding sequence ATGTACCGTCCCGATCACGCCACCCACACCGCCACGACCGCGCACCACGACGACCGCGTGCAGTTCCTGGTCGTCGGCGACGAGTCCTCGCTCACCGAGCTGGAGGCAGAGCTCGCGCTCCTTCCGCTGTGCGCGCGGGGCCGGGTGTTCGTCGAGGTCGGAGACGAGTCGCAGATCGCCCCGCTCGCGACGCCGATGCGCATGACCGTCACCTGGCTGGTCCGCTCGCGCCGGAGCGGACGCCCCGGCACCGGTGAGCTGTGCGCCCGCGGCGAGGCAGGCGCGCGCGCCGTGCGCGCCTGGTGCGACGAGATGCTGTGCGACGGTCCGGGTGAGACCCGCGCGATCGTCACCGGCGGATTCGCGCTCGCCACCGAGGTGCGCGACCACCTCGTCCACGCGGTCGGCATGTCCGCCGACGCGGTGGCGGCGCCCTCCTTCCGCTGA
- a CDS encoding SDR family NAD(P)-dependent oxidoreductase, whose amino-acid sequence MTRTIVITGASSGIGAVAAEQLKAGGDEVAVVGRNPERTRAVAERIGATPFLADFERLDDVRSLAAALLDRYETIDVLANNAGGLYHDRELTVDGHERTIQANHLAPFLLTALLRPRLVETAATGRDVRVVSTASLANRFGNLRVDDLDWERRPWQGGWRAYGTAKLATILFAAELAERLTGTGVTAYSFHPGTIATNFGNSSPLIRFGHLVTRSSFGIPVAAGAAPLLFLAGPARVGAPSGTYFDRLTANGRVNPQARNAQLGRDLWAASEALVGLDVPA is encoded by the coding sequence ATGACGCGCACCATCGTGATCACGGGGGCGAGCTCCGGCATCGGCGCCGTCGCCGCCGAACAGCTGAAGGCCGGCGGGGACGAGGTCGCCGTGGTCGGCCGCAACCCGGAGCGCACGCGCGCGGTCGCCGAGCGGATCGGTGCGACGCCGTTCCTCGCCGACTTCGAGCGCCTGGACGACGTCCGGTCTCTCGCGGCCGCCCTGCTCGACCGGTACGAGACGATCGACGTGCTCGCCAACAACGCCGGCGGGCTCTACCACGACCGCGAGCTCACGGTGGACGGGCACGAGCGCACCATCCAGGCCAACCACCTGGCGCCCTTCCTGCTGACCGCACTGCTGCGCCCCCGGCTCGTCGAGACCGCGGCGACCGGACGGGATGTGCGGGTCGTCTCCACGGCGAGCCTCGCCAACCGCTTCGGGAATCTCCGCGTGGACGACCTGGACTGGGAACGCCGCCCCTGGCAGGGCGGCTGGCGCGCGTACGGCACGGCGAAGCTGGCGACCATCCTGTTCGCCGCCGAGCTGGCCGAGCGCCTGACCGGGACGGGCGTGACCGCCTACTCGTTCCATCCGGGAACCATCGCGACCAACTTCGGCAATTCGTCGCCGCTCATCCGCTTCGGCCACCTGGTGACGCGGAGCAGCTTCGGCATCCCCGTCGCCGCGGGGGCCGCTCCCCTGCTCTTCCTGGCCGGCCCCGCGCGCGTCGGCGCGCCGAGCGGGACGTACTTCGACCGCCTGACGGCGAACGGCCGCGTCAATCCGCAGGCGCGGAACGCGCAGCTCGGGCGCGACCTGTGGGCCGCGAGCGAGGCGCTGGTGGGGCTGGACGTCCCGGCCTGA
- a CDS encoding Fe-S oxidoreductase, with amino-acid sequence MSGFDRGPLGRILLDSPLSRAGYLYATAVGLTWGFLWSTGRIERRAGLTVFRGMPKATFGRGGSCVGGVYLTDQNVTDDVLEHEAVHKRQWQRYGMLFPLLYFLAGRDPLRNRFEIEAGLEKGGYR; translated from the coding sequence GTGAGCGGCTTCGACCGCGGGCCGCTCGGGCGCATCCTGCTCGATTCGCCCCTGAGCCGCGCCGGATACCTGTACGCGACCGCGGTCGGCCTGACCTGGGGCTTCCTCTGGAGCACCGGGCGCATCGAGCGCCGCGCCGGGCTGACCGTGTTCCGCGGCATGCCGAAGGCGACCTTCGGGCGCGGCGGCTCGTGCGTCGGCGGCGTCTACCTGACCGACCAGAACGTCACCGACGACGTGCTCGAGCACGAGGCGGTCCACAAACGGCAATGGCAGCGGTACGGGATGCTGTTCCCGCTGCTCTACTTCCTCGCGGGGCGCGATCCGCTCCGCAACCGATTCGAGATCGAGGCGGGCCTCGAGAAGGGCGGGTACCGATGA
- a CDS encoding dihydrolipoyl dehydrogenase family protein: MSEIKDYDVIVLGAGAVGENVADRAVQGGLRTVIVESELVGGECSYWACMPSKTLLRSGALLRAAQKVGGTREAVTGPLDVAAVLKRRDDMTSNWNDSGQVEWLTGAGIDLERGWGVITAPREVTVTAEDGTVTVLRAKHAVAVSTGSAALMPDIPGLRESEPWSSREATSAQRVPVSLAILGGGVVATEMATAYAGFGTQVHLIARSGLLTGDEPFAGEMVVESLKKLGVTLHLYSGAEQVERTEDEGFRIRLDDGSVLETDEFLVATGRLPRTFGIGLDAFGLEDGAWLDVDDSMRVLGADGRPVDGGWLYGVGDVNHRALLTHQGKYQARAAGDAIAARAHGHDVSLEPWGAFVATADHQAVPQVTFTDPEVASVGLTAARAEKAGYRIRVVDYDIGSVAGAHVVADGYEGKARMVVDEDRGVVLGVTFVGQDVGELLHSATVAVVGEVPLDRLWHAVPSYPTVSEVWLRLLETYGRPEK, encoded by the coding sequence ATGAGCGAGATCAAGGACTACGACGTCATCGTGCTGGGAGCGGGCGCCGTCGGCGAGAACGTCGCCGACCGAGCGGTCCAGGGCGGTCTGCGGACGGTGATCGTCGAGTCCGAGCTCGTCGGCGGCGAGTGCTCCTACTGGGCGTGCATGCCCTCCAAGACACTGCTGCGGAGCGGAGCGCTGCTGCGCGCCGCCCAGAAGGTCGGAGGGACGCGGGAAGCGGTCACCGGTCCGCTCGACGTCGCGGCCGTGCTCAAGCGGCGCGACGACATGACCAGCAACTGGAACGACAGCGGCCAGGTCGAATGGCTGACCGGCGCCGGGATCGACCTGGAGCGCGGCTGGGGCGTCATCACCGCCCCGCGCGAGGTCACCGTCACGGCGGAGGACGGAACGGTCACCGTGCTGCGCGCGAAGCACGCGGTCGCGGTTTCCACCGGGTCCGCCGCCCTGATGCCCGATATCCCGGGGCTGCGCGAGAGCGAGCCGTGGTCGAGCCGTGAGGCCACGAGCGCCCAGCGCGTCCCGGTCTCCCTGGCCATCCTGGGCGGGGGCGTCGTCGCCACCGAGATGGCCACCGCCTACGCCGGCTTCGGCACCCAGGTGCACCTCATCGCGCGCAGCGGACTGCTGACCGGCGACGAGCCGTTCGCCGGCGAGATGGTCGTCGAGTCGCTGAAGAAGCTCGGCGTCACCCTGCACCTCTACTCCGGCGCCGAGCAGGTGGAGCGCACGGAGGACGAGGGCTTCCGCATCCGCCTCGACGACGGCAGCGTGCTCGAGACGGACGAGTTCCTCGTCGCCACCGGCCGCCTCCCCCGGACGTTCGGCATCGGGCTCGACGCGTTCGGTCTCGAGGACGGCGCCTGGCTCGACGTCGACGACAGCATGCGCGTGCTCGGAGCCGACGGCCGCCCGGTCGACGGCGGCTGGCTCTACGGCGTCGGCGACGTGAACCACCGCGCGCTGCTCACCCACCAGGGCAAGTACCAGGCGCGTGCGGCGGGCGACGCCATCGCCGCCCGCGCGCACGGACACGACGTCTCGCTGGAGCCGTGGGGCGCCTTCGTCGCGACGGCCGACCACCAGGCGGTCCCCCAGGTCACCTTCACCGACCCGGAGGTCGCGTCGGTCGGGCTCACCGCCGCACGGGCGGAGAAGGCCGGCTACCGCATCCGTGTCGTCGACTACGACATCGGCAGCGTGGCCGGGGCGCACGTCGTGGCCGACGGCTACGAGGGCAAGGCCCGCATGGTCGTCGACGAGGACCGAGGGGTCGTGCTCGGCGTGACCTTCGTGGGTCAGGATGTCGGCGAGCTGCTGCACTCGGCGACGGTCGCCGTGGTCGGGGAGGTGCCGCTGGACCGCCTCTGGCACGCCGTCCCCTCGTACCCGACGGTCAGCGAGGTCTGGCTGCGGCTGCTGGAGACCTACGGAAGACCCGAGAAGTGA
- a CDS encoding crotonase/enoyl-CoA hydratase family protein: MSEPKILTERRGHVLLIGLNRPEKRNAADFELLSRLALAYGELERDPDLRVGLVHAVGEHFTAGLDLADLGPRIGRDGLSFVDEDGIDPWQVSGTPLSKPVVIAVQGTCLTLGIELILASDIAVAARGTRFGQIEVTRGILPFGGATLRFPRAVGWGNAMRYILTGDLFDAAEAHRIGLVQEVVEDGEQFDRALELAERIAAQAPLAVQAALANAKRAVRDGDAAAEAELQPALVRLVGSEDARIGMEAFLTRTEARFVGR; this comes from the coding sequence ATGAGCGAGCCCAAGATCCTGACCGAACGGCGCGGACACGTGCTGCTGATCGGCCTGAACCGGCCCGAGAAGCGCAACGCCGCCGACTTCGAGCTGCTGAGCCGGCTCGCGCTGGCGTACGGAGAGCTGGAACGCGACCCCGACCTGCGCGTCGGCCTGGTGCACGCCGTCGGCGAGCACTTCACCGCCGGCCTCGACCTCGCCGACCTCGGCCCGCGGATCGGCCGAGACGGCCTCTCCTTCGTGGACGAGGACGGCATCGACCCCTGGCAGGTCTCCGGCACACCGCTCAGCAAGCCCGTCGTCATCGCCGTGCAGGGCACGTGCCTCACGCTCGGCATCGAGCTCATCCTCGCCTCCGACATCGCGGTCGCCGCCCGCGGCACCCGGTTCGGGCAGATCGAGGTCACCCGCGGCATCCTGCCGTTCGGCGGCGCCACGCTCCGCTTCCCCCGCGCGGTGGGCTGGGGCAACGCGATGCGGTACATCCTCACGGGCGACCTGTTCGACGCCGCCGAGGCGCACCGCATCGGCCTGGTGCAGGAGGTCGTCGAGGACGGCGAGCAGTTCGACCGGGCCCTCGAGCTCGCGGAGCGGATCGCCGCGCAGGCGCCCCTGGCGGTCCAGGCCGCGCTCGCCAACGCGAAGCGCGCCGTGCGCGACGGCGACGCCGCGGCGGAGGCCGAGCTGCAGCCGGCCCTCGTGCGGCTGGTCGGCAGCGAGGACGCCCGGATCGGCATGGAGGCGTTCCTGACCCGCACGGAGGCGCGGTTCGTCGGGCGGTAG
- a CDS encoding arginase family protein has product MSGASFLVVPQWQGSGSSRAMRLIDGADAIRGDLPGARTHQVPVPAAAGESLGSGVNRFSSLAAVREATEAELALLEAPVVTVGGDCGAELAPVQHALAAHPPGSVAVVWFDAHGDLNDVDSSPSGAFHGMVLRALLGDGPDGLASAGESRLAPAQLVLAGVRALDDGESAFVEQNGIRVVSPGELDDPEAIVNAVAATGATAVYVHIDLDVLDPSAIDGIGYPEPFGVLPERLTEAIRALRRRFELAGAGLMEFAPENPDAAAHDLPVILRILGALTGPTASQAPAGSDGAR; this is encoded by the coding sequence GTGAGCGGCGCGTCCTTCCTCGTCGTCCCGCAGTGGCAGGGGTCGGGGTCGTCGCGGGCCATGCGCCTGATCGACGGCGCCGACGCCATCCGCGGCGACCTCCCCGGCGCCCGCACCCACCAGGTGCCGGTGCCGGCCGCCGCGGGCGAGTCGCTGGGCAGCGGGGTGAACCGGTTCTCGTCCCTCGCGGCGGTCCGCGAGGCGACCGAGGCCGAGCTCGCCCTGCTGGAGGCACCGGTCGTCACGGTCGGCGGCGACTGCGGGGCGGAGCTCGCGCCCGTCCAGCACGCGCTCGCCGCGCATCCACCCGGGTCGGTGGCGGTGGTGTGGTTCGACGCCCACGGCGACCTCAACGACGTCGACTCGTCGCCGTCCGGCGCCTTCCACGGCATGGTGCTGCGGGCGCTCCTCGGCGACGGGCCCGATGGGCTCGCGTCCGCCGGGGAGTCGCGGCTCGCACCCGCCCAGCTGGTCCTCGCCGGCGTCAGAGCACTGGACGACGGGGAGTCCGCCTTCGTGGAGCAGAACGGCATCCGTGTCGTCTCCCCCGGCGAGCTGGACGACCCGGAGGCGATCGTGAACGCCGTGGCGGCCACCGGAGCGACGGCGGTGTACGTGCACATCGACCTCGATGTGCTCGACCCGTCCGCCATCGACGGGATCGGCTACCCCGAGCCGTTCGGCGTGCTCCCGGAGCGCCTCACCGAGGCGATCCGTGCGCTCCGCCGCCGGTTCGAGCTCGCCGGGGCGGGCCTCATGGAGTTCGCGCCGGAGAACCCTGACGCCGCGGCGCACGACCTCCCGGTCATCCTCCGCATCCTCGGGGCGCTGACCGGCCCGACCGCGTCGCAGGCCCCGGCCGGCTCGGACGGGGCGCGGTAG
- a CDS encoding PspA/IM30 family protein has protein sequence MAKQSIFGRISQLLRANINALLDQAEDPEKMLDQMVRDFTNSIADAESAIAETIGNLRLLEDDHREDVEAAAEWGDKALAASRQADQYRASGDAANADKFDNLAKVALQRQISSENEAKAAEPQIAAQTEVVEKLKTGLNAMKEKLEQLKSKRSELIARAKSAQAQAQVMDAVKSVDIMDPTSEVARFEEKIRREEAKVRGAQELAASSLDAQFEQLDDLGELTEVEARLAALKSGGGSQGAVTSGAQG, from the coding sequence ATGGCGAAGCAGTCCATCTTCGGACGGATCTCGCAACTGTTGCGAGCGAACATCAACGCGCTCCTCGATCAGGCGGAGGACCCGGAGAAGATGCTGGACCAGATGGTCCGCGACTTCACCAACAGCATCGCCGACGCCGAGAGCGCGATCGCCGAGACGATCGGCAACCTGCGGCTGCTCGAGGACGACCACCGCGAAGATGTGGAGGCCGCCGCCGAGTGGGGCGACAAGGCGCTCGCCGCCAGCCGGCAGGCCGACCAGTACCGCGCCTCCGGCGACGCCGCGAACGCCGACAAGTTCGACAACCTCGCCAAGGTCGCCCTGCAGCGGCAGATCTCCTCCGAGAACGAGGCGAAGGCCGCGGAGCCACAGATCGCCGCGCAGACCGAGGTGGTCGAGAAGCTCAAGACCGGCCTCAACGCGATGAAGGAGAAGCTGGAGCAGCTGAAGAGCAAGCGCTCCGAGCTGATCGCCCGCGCGAAGAGCGCCCAGGCGCAGGCCCAGGTGATGGATGCCGTGAAGAGCGTCGACATCATGGATCCCACGAGCGAGGTCGCACGCTTCGAGGAGAAGATCCGCCGCGAGGAGGCCAAGGTCCGGGGCGCGCAGGAGCTCGCCGCCTCGAGCCTCGACGCGCAGTTCGAGCAGCTCGACGACCTCGGCGAGCTGACCGAGGTGGAGGCCAGGCTCGCCGCGCTCAAGTCCGGCGGAGGGTCGCAGGGGGCCGTGACCTCGGGCGCCCAGGGGTGA